The Mytilus edulis chromosome 12, xbMytEdul2.2, whole genome shotgun sequence genome contains a region encoding:
- the LOC139498724 gene encoding uncharacterized protein, with translation MQHIIDEKIIKNPTNDYEKLVNKLQQINVRKMYCKSKQKITEEATSLWKSIYKNDRQKLTEFLDKDIMKRSITSFFPVTIKTKETERSPSISGTGTSSTSSSSCSTEISDCDKLCTPHQTIAFPNVSGVKGTTATKQKYIDDSQKGLISQFLSELQISPLKLLTPDVLETPSLIKPLAHISATYFMYSETYQEYNHMYPKKKKNTKVSDNEKNISEVLKTLRSCFKHISSFQLFQQGQMKGILATAVEKAFAIKKVIIEFQKCETLLDDQLKRIRVQISQKLKQNNPIPTFNMFRLQAVNDQHLSWDEAFVNLIEADKAQFGGNLNFLEIIECGKKLRETNALPINFLVQDKEEKGYAYKLGAAKSLLHWFPVLLIKKGYQLVVVNIHEMYVDGNFFEDILNIDIHEVPPSNERKQQNDDVHVFNRETPDQNKSKPGPKPGTGGRPKKHEQFPTVVQHAVDFLKMHAFSAESRRRNDISLSMGVSMPELRAHLLKIVPDLQKNGMSLSTTKRLLVAPNQHMKSAKYYKGLLAAKVPSKCNNAVKNVHKDLHFIRAQVAFVREIAESYPSECISFSCDDKNKVNVGTLAVSRYHQISHFFPPDDACSKLF, from the coding sequence ATGCAACACATCATTGatgaaaaaattataaagaatccTACAAATGATTATGAAAAACTTGTCAATAAACTTCAGCAAATAAATGTAcgaaaaatgtattgcaagtcgAAGCAAAAAATCACAGAAGAGGCTACTTCTCTCTGgaaaagtatttataaaaatgaccgccAGAAACTGACGGAATTTCTGGACAAAGACATCATGAAGAGGTCAATAACCTCTTTCTTTCCTGTGACTATTAAAACAAAGGAAACTGAGAGAAGCCCATCCATTTCAGGAACTGGGACTTCTTCGACTTCTTCAAGTTCTTGTTCAACTGAAATTTCTGATTGTGATAAATTATGTACCCCACATCAAACAATAGCATTTCCTAATGTCAGTGGTGTCAAAGGTACAACTGCTACAAAGCAAAAATATATTGATGACAGTCAGAAGGGGCTCATTTCACAGTTTTTGTCAGAACTTCAGATCAGTCCCTTAAAATTGTTGACACCAGATGTTCTTGAAACTCCTTCTCTCATAAAACCATTGGCACACATATCAGCCACATACTTCATGTACTCTGAAACCTATCAAGAGTATAATCATATGTAtccaaaaaagaagaaaaatactaAAGTTTCTGATAATGAAAAGAATATTTCTGAAGTCCTTAAAACTTTAAGGTCctgttttaaacatatttctaGTTTCCAGTTATTCCAACAAGGCCAAATGAAAGGTATTTTAGCTACAGCTGTTGAGAAAGCATTTGCAATAAAAAAAGTCATCATAGAATTTCAAAAGTGTGAAACTTTGTTAGATGATCAGCTCAAAAGAATACGGGttcaaatatctcaaaaactaaagcaaaaTAATCCAATCCCTACCTTCAATATGTTTAGACTACAGGCAGTGAATGACCAACACTTATCTTGGGATGAGGCTTTTGTGAATTTAATTGAGGCAGATAAAGCACAATTTGGAGGTAATTTAAACTTCCTTGAAATAATAGAATGTGGTAAGAAGCTCAGGGAGACAAATGCTTTGCCAATAAATTTTCTCGTGCAAGACAAGGAGGAGAAGGGCTATGCATACAAGCTTGGGGCAGCTAAATCTTTATTACACTGGTTTCCAGTCCTTTTGATAAAGAAAGGCTACCAATTAGTTGTTGTGAATATTCATGAAATGTATGTAGATGGTAACTTCTTTGAGGATATTCTCAATATTGATATACATGAAGTGCCCCCATCCAATGAAAGAAAGCAACAAAAtgatgatgtacatgtatttaatagaGAGACCCCtgatcaaaacaaaagtaaaCCTGGACCGAAGCCAGGGACAGGTGGTAGACCTAAAAAACATGAGCAGTTTCCCACAGTTGTACAACATGCAGTTGATTTTCTGAAAATGCATGCCTTTAGTGCTGAAAGCAGACGTCGAAATGATATTTCACTAAGCATGGGTGTTAGTATGCCTGAATTAAGAGCTCATCTTCTTAAGATAGTACCAGACTTACAAAAAAATGGCATGTCTCTCTCAACTACTAAACGATTACTTGTTGCTCCTAATCAACACATGAAAAGTGCAAAATATTACAAAGGACTACTTGCAGCCAAAGTGCCATCAAAATGCAACAATGCAGTTAAAAATGTTCATAAAGACCTCCATTTTATTCGAGCCCAGGTTGCTTTTGTGCGTGAGATTGCCGAATCTTATCCTTCAGAGTGCATTTCATTCTCATGTGATGACAAAAATAAAGTCAATGTTGGCACTTTGGCTGTAAGCCGATATCACCAGATTTCACATTTTTTTCCACCTGATGATGCATGCTCCAAATTATTTTGA